A single Botrytis cinerea B05.10 chromosome 1, complete sequence DNA region contains:
- the Bccrz1 gene encoding Bccrz1: protein MDSQRGRSPSGSHQHIRNHSPSPHAFQDGMNGLGIALDPSSINNHQQFQNNFNAQNTTLPAYVDNNEFLNPTQQFTQSGLGDANFAPSQTQDYTQYKQEDQSSFAPPQRSFTQELLSANFDGDFSLYPNSGQNEQFDQSYFMNELPPQSGNPSINPAELNMSPPAHTPTPPSLLQPDNRPPASAHQSPSFNQGPFQPSPGHSRHASLGPESAAFPLVHNPGDWSMMPPQFTGHRRTPSEYSDISSAAHSPNLGHHDSFEGIDQQHSPMQHPQDSIYQDVLAIGSFSLADPSPHAGISPAHSPAISPRLGPQQIPNMDQQNAFMLNANNGFPSQNIYNQGQESFPQMQHSNSLDMGQAQQMVPPEINVEFAPASRQNSFDPPKSALDQDALTPPDRGRRRRAVSDPYNSPRSHSPSNASPLMRSSLSPIGHDSSASRSLSPNDRSGATSPGRRRQSTSSLPNRDYILGLADPDYQAVSSDNGSAKRVQKHPATFQCTLCPKRFTRAYNLRSHLRTHTDERPFVCTVCGKAFARQHDRKRHEGLHSGEKKFVCKGELKQHGQWGCGRRFARADALGRHFRSEAGRICIKPLLDEEALERQRLWQEQRMQNMHMQQQPMGQDANGFAVDSSGNYGLPAALLAQYPALANLSWSEIPQGDNNIDDDHSGRSSFDASGSEYYDEGDDGGYLSSGPAPQHGYPQPQMTEPYNAGYSSDMSGR, encoded by the exons ATGGATTCACAACGTGGAAGATCTCCATCTGGAAGTCACCAACATATAAGAAatcattctccttctccacaCGCCTTCCAAGATGGTATGAATGGATTAGGCATTGCTTTGGATCCTTCGAGTATCAACAACCACCAACAGTTTCAGAATAACTTTAATGCCCAAAACACAACACTCCCTGCGTATGTTGATAACAACGAATTTTTGAATCCAACTCAGCAGTTTACTCAAAGTGGACTTGGTGATGCCAATTTTGCACCAAGCCAAACACAAGACTATACTCAATATAAACAAGAAGATCAATCATCATTTGCTCCCCCGCAGCGAAGTTTTACCCAAGAGCTTCTAAGTGCCAATTTTGACGGAGACTTCTCTTTGTATCCCAATAGTGGGCAAAACGAGCAATTTGACCAGTCCTATTTCATGAATGAGCTTCCGCCTCAATCTggaaatccatccatcaatcctgCAGAATTGAACATGTCACCCCCCGCGCAtacaccaacaccaccaaGCTTGTTGCAACCTGATAACCGACCACCAGCTTCCGCCCACCAGTCGCCTTCTTTTAATCAAGGTCCCTTTCAACCTTCACCAGGCCATTCACGACACGCATCACTTGGCCCAGAGAGTGCAGCTTTCCCTTTAGTACATAATCCTGGTGATTGGAGTATGATGCCCCCGCAGTTCACAGGCCATCGCAGAACTCCATCCGAATATTCTGATATTTCCTCCGCCGCCCACTCCCCTAATCTAGGCCACCACGATAGCTTTGAAGGAATAGATCAACAGCATTCACCAATGCAACATCCTCAAGACTCGATTTATCAGGACGTTCTTGCAATCGGTTCCTTCTCTTTGGCCGATCCAAGTCCTCACGCCGGAATTAGCCCTGCTCATAGTCCTGCAATCTCACCTAGACTTGGACCTCAGCAAATACCAAACATGGATCAACAAAATGCATTCATGCTCAATGCGAACAATGGTTTTCCCTCTCAAAACATTTACAATCAAGGCCAAGAATCATTTCCACAAATGCAACATAGCAATTCCCTAGATATGGGCCAGGCGCAGCAGATGGTACCTCCTGAGATAAATGTCGAGTTTGCCCCGGCATCAAGACAGAACAGTTTCGATCCTCCCAAATCAGCACTTGACCAAGACGCATTAACTCCACCTGACCGTG GTCGTCGCAGGAGAGCTGTCTCGGACCCATATAATAGTCCGCGTTCTCATAGCCCTTCAAACGCCTCTCCTTTGATGAGGagttctctttctccaataGGTCATGACTCATCGGCATCGCGCTCATTATCGCCAAATGATCGATCTGGGGCAACTTCACCAGGTCGACGTCGACAGTCTACGTCATCCTTACCAAATCGGGATTACATTCTTGGTCTTGCAGACCCTGATTACCAAGCAGTTTCATCCGACAATGGCAGTGCAAAACGAGTTCAAAAACACCCAGCAACGTTCCAATGTACCCTTTGCCCGAAGCGTTTTACAAGAGCCTACAATCTCCGCTCCCATTTGCGTACTCATACTGATGAGCGGCCTTTCGTTTGCACGGTTTGTGGCAAAGCTTTTGCACGTCAACATGACCGGAAGCGTCACGAGGGTCTTCACTCTGGAGAGAAAAAATTTGTTTGTAAAGGCGAGCTGAAGCAACACGGCCAATGGGGATGTGGTCGCCGCTTTGCTAGAGCTGATGCATTGGGCCGGCATTTTAGATCTGAGGCAGGCAGAATTTGTATAAAACCTCTGTTAGACGAAGAGGCTCTTGAGAGACAAAGATTGTGGCAAGAGCAAAGGATGCAAAACATGCACATGCAACAGCAGCCTATGGGTCAAGATGCTAATGGCTTCGCCGTCGATTCAAGTGGAAATTACGGCTTACCTGCTGCACTCCTTGCACAATACCCTGCACTTGCTAACTTAAGCTGGTCAGAGATTCCTCAAGGTGACAATAATATCGACGATGATCACAGTGGTAGAAGCAGTTTCGATGCCAGCGGCTCTGAGTATTATGACGAGGGTGATGATGGGGGATACCTTTCCAGTGGCCCCGCCCCACAACATGGCTACCCTCAACCTCAAATGACGGAACCATACAATGCTGGCTACTCGAGTGATATGAGTGGTCGATAG